The Agromyces marinus genome window below encodes:
- a CDS encoding amino acid ABC transporter ATP-binding protein, whose amino-acid sequence MTYTSPVPVTDGHLYAGSSLELQGLSMAYGDIEVLRDVTLTVAPGTTTCIIGPSGSGKSTLLRGVNRLHEPSRGDVLLADESVLSQKPDVVRRRIGLVFQHFNLFPDHTALENVALALRSVKRLSRAEANRVAHERLTEVGLADRADHRPRDLSGGQQQRVAIARALAMEPEVMLFDEATSALDPELVKGVLNLMAGLAQRGMTMLVVTHEMGFARKVADQVVFMDEGRVVEHGHPDDLFDHPQSPRLRRFLSEVL is encoded by the coding sequence ATGACCTACACCTCCCCGGTCCCCGTCACCGACGGGCACCTCTACGCCGGCTCCAGCCTCGAACTGCAGGGCCTGAGCATGGCCTACGGCGACATCGAAGTCCTCCGCGACGTCACCCTGACCGTCGCACCCGGCACCACCACCTGCATCATCGGCCCGTCCGGGTCGGGCAAGTCAACCCTGCTGCGCGGCGTGAACCGACTCCACGAACCCAGCCGCGGCGACGTGCTCCTCGCCGACGAGAGCGTGCTCTCCCAGAAGCCCGACGTGGTCCGTCGCCGCATCGGCCTGGTGTTCCAGCACTTCAACCTCTTCCCCGACCACACCGCACTCGAGAACGTCGCCCTCGCCCTCCGCAGCGTCAAGCGCCTCTCACGCGCCGAAGCCAACCGGGTCGCGCACGAACGCCTCACCGAGGTGGGCCTGGCCGACCGCGCCGACCACCGGCCCCGAGACCTGTCCGGCGGGCAGCAGCAACGCGTCGCGATCGCCCGCGCCCTCGCGATGGAGCCCGAGGTGATGCTCTTCGACGAGGCCACCAGCGCCCTGGACCCGGAACTGGTCAAGGGCGTGCTCAACCTCATGGCCGGCCTCGCCCAACGCGGCATGACCATGCTCGTCGTCACCCACGAGATGGGCTTCGCCCGCAAAGTCGCCGACCAGGTCGTGTTCATGGACGAAGGCCGAGTCGTCGAACACGGCCACCCCGACGACCTCTTCGACCACCCCCAATCCCCCCGCCTGCGCCGATTCCTCAGCGAGGTGCTGTGA
- a CDS encoding amino acid ABC transporter permease has product MDWLDNLVATFLDFDAMWQVFPQLLGVGLVNTLVISIAATVIGVVLGMIIAIMGISRSRWLRVPARIYTDVFRGLPAILTILLIGQGFARASQQIFGPSPYPLGILALSLIASAYIGEIFRAGIQSVDRGQLEACRALGMSYGNAMRLVVVPQGVRRVLPALVNQFIAIVKDSSLVYFLGLLVSERELFRVGQDAAVLTGNLSPLVMAGLFYLIITVPLTHLVNYFDDRFRTGRRKPTPPKSGLDEVEEQHKGAPVSLTYGENS; this is encoded by the coding sequence ATGGACTGGCTCGACAACCTCGTCGCCACCTTCCTCGACTTCGACGCGATGTGGCAGGTGTTCCCGCAGCTGCTGGGCGTCGGGCTTGTGAACACCCTGGTCATCTCGATCGCCGCGACCGTCATCGGCGTCGTGCTCGGCATGATCATCGCGATCATGGGCATCTCGCGCTCGCGCTGGCTGCGCGTGCCCGCCCGCATCTACACCGACGTCTTCCGAGGCCTCCCCGCGATCCTGACCATCCTGCTCATCGGCCAGGGCTTCGCCCGCGCCAGCCAGCAGATCTTCGGACCCTCCCCGTACCCGCTGGGCATCCTCGCGCTGAGCCTGATCGCGTCGGCGTACATCGGCGAGATCTTCCGCGCCGGCATCCAGTCCGTCGACCGCGGCCAGCTCGAAGCGTGCCGCGCGCTCGGCATGAGTTACGGCAACGCCATGCGCCTGGTCGTCGTCCCGCAGGGCGTGCGCCGGGTCCTGCCGGCACTGGTGAACCAGTTCATCGCGATCGTGAAGGACTCCAGCCTGGTCTACTTCCTCGGCCTGCTCGTGTCCGAACGCGAATTGTTCCGCGTCGGCCAAGACGCCGCGGTCCTCACCGGCAACCTGTCGCCGCTGGTCATGGCCGGCCTGTTCTACCTGATCATCACGGTGCCGCTGACCCACCTCGTCAACTACTTCGACGATCGGTTCCGCACCGGGCGCCGCAAGCCCACCCCGCCCAAGAGCGGCCTCGATGAGGTCGAAGAGCAGCACAAGGGCGCCCCGGTCTCGCTCACCTACGGAGAGAACTCATGA
- a CDS encoding ABC transporter substrate-binding protein, producing MTQRTFLRRTAIAAVAAATALVLSACASGAAGSSETSDADENPYGLITPGQIRVASLGDAKPYTFTDESGEFTGFDVELFTDVAGRVGIDDVVFTGQDFSGLLAAVANGQFDVGVAAIGITDERKQTVDFSEGYLAGYLTVMGHPDAGIDDEDDLAGKRLGVVQGTLQEAYAVKNFTETELVRFPDNNAAISAVNSGSIDAHFLDYEAAKAYAEQYGLVNAIDIPSFDAPAGFAIAKGNTEFQAALNEALAAAMEDGTWKELYEKWFPGSPMPEQYLPSSEQGE from the coding sequence GTGACCCAGCGCACCTTCCTCCGGCGCACGGCCATCGCAGCCGTTGCCGCCGCGACCGCCCTCGTCCTTTCCGCCTGCGCCAGCGGCGCCGCAGGCAGCTCCGAGACGAGCGACGCCGATGAAAACCCGTACGGCCTGATCACCCCCGGCCAGATCCGCGTGGCGAGCCTCGGCGACGCGAAGCCATACACCTTCACCGACGAGTCGGGCGAGTTCACCGGCTTCGACGTCGAGTTGTTCACGGATGTCGCGGGCCGCGTCGGCATCGATGACGTCGTGTTCACCGGCCAGGACTTCTCGGGCCTGCTCGCGGCCGTCGCGAACGGCCAGTTCGACGTCGGCGTCGCGGCAATCGGCATCACCGACGAGCGCAAGCAGACCGTCGACTTCTCCGAGGGGTACCTCGCGGGCTACCTGACCGTGATGGGCCACCCGGACGCCGGTATCGACGATGAGGATGACCTCGCCGGGAAGCGTCTCGGCGTCGTACAGGGCACCTTGCAGGAGGCGTACGCGGTGAAGAACTTCACCGAGACCGAGCTGGTCCGCTTCCCGGACAACAACGCGGCGATCTCGGCCGTCAACAGCGGCTCGATCGATGCGCACTTCTTGGACTACGAGGCGGCGAAGGCCTACGCCGAGCAGTACGGCCTTGTGAACGCGATCGACATTCCGTCGTTCGACGCACCTGCCGGGTTCGCGATCGCCAAGGGCAACACGGAGTTCCAGGCCGCTCTGAACGAGGCGCTCGCCGCGGCGATGGAGGACGGGACCTGGAAGGAACTCTACGAGAAGTGGTTCCCGGGTTCGCCGATGCCCGAGCAGTACCTGCCCTCGAGCGAGCAGGGCGAGTAG